The window TGTCATAAGAGCGGACCGTTTTGCAGAACTCCTCGAATGCTTCGCCTCCTGCAATGAGACATTTACACCAGTCAAGCGCCTCTGTGTCCGTCGATGGTTTTTCGGGATTGAGGACGTCGTCAAGCAGCTCGTGAATTTGTCGGAGAGCAGAGCTGTTGTCAGTCCGCCGCAAGTCTGCCTTCAAGTGAGCGGCAGTAGCTTTCTTGTCCCGGCGCAACAGCGACGCCGCCATCATTTGCTGGCTTGTTGTCCACAAATGTATTTTGGTTGTCTTGCGTCCATGTTCTCGAGGGGTCTCGCGATACTCTTCGTTATTGGGATTCGTTGTATTTTATAAAAGGGATATGCAGCCTACGAATTCGGACACGcttaaaagaaaatcaaaagttGCAATTCGCACTTATTGTACGTATATATTGAAGGAGGGTTTTCCCAACCACCAAAATCAAGCTTTTGACCTTAGTTCAGACACACCTATATCCGTGTGTTTGTGGTATTGCTACTAGGCAGCAacccttgaaacatttcaaaattttggGGTCGTGGGGGGGATGCAGAATATTATGATATATAatcattccatccattctctgcGTAATAACGTCGCATGTACGATAGTATTTCCATCATTtctaaagaaaatgtttcagcccaaaaatggacaaataatTAGGTCAATTATGGAGGGGGCAATGATCAACAATTAACCAATGATCAAATTAATGAACAGTAATATTATGGTTGTTTAATCAAATAATTAATCACTTagacatctaaaaaaaatagttcaaataCACGAAGGAGGAAGTATTCACTCTGTTACTTTTACATTAGAAAAGCATAATCAGAATTTCTCTATTTTCTGACATGCTCCGGACCCCAAAACTGACACACAACCaattattatttgtgtatttattgcagtgtcaatttaaaataatctgctcACCTTCTTAATAATCGATCACAATTACAAGGAAATTCTCGACAAAGAATGTCTCATCTCATATTAAATACACTTCAGATCACTTTTGCAAAAACCTTAGTTCATCATTATTCAGTTTAACAAATAATCTGCAAATATGCAGACATAAtctaaatgttttatatttgtacagtatatttacatttgtattgaaGCAATGCCCTGAAAGCCAACCGTCCATtatccaagttgcttatcctcacaagggtcacagcagagccagagcctatctcagcaaGCTTCGGACGAAAGGCAGACAgccacagggcagatatcgacacaatcactgaatgggaatcgatcccacgctgcccacaccaaagtcaggtgtatatacatttacaacatcagtgactttgccctgaaacctttttttttttttgcagtcttaCTGGTACTTTAAATACAATagcaaatatacagtaaataaatctCTTAACTGGTTTAATTGCtgtcatttaaaatgtcaatCAACTCAAAGTTTTAAGTGGGGCATTTATATTTCATGGTGGTTGTGACATCATCTGTTATCATGTGTTCCAATCAGTGATGCCAGTAACACTTTATGTGATCTAATGACATCATAAATTATCTAATGCACAAATTTTTGTACTAGTCAGTTTAGTTATTTTACATGCCACAAATTAGAGTTTTGTTCATAAGTATGCTTTGTCATGCAGTTCTTAAATTGTGAGTGCCCAAACTTGGATGTATCAGTCCACTTCAAGTTACAGTATGAGTGAATACAGCAAATAATGGTTCTGTACGGTCCAATGcatttgttgttggtttttgggaacttaaaaatttaaatagttGCAAGTGTTTGGCGACCACCATATagtattttttaatgtactttttttttaaatttagaggcggcacagtgggtacGCTTGAAAGCGTTAGTCTCACACATCTGAGGTCCTATGTTCaatccggacctgcctgtgtggagtttgcatgctccccatgcctggatgggttttctccacgcactccagtttcctcccacatcccaaaaacatgcaacattacttggacactcttaattggccttgggtgtgaatgtgagtgcagctgtttgtttcgatgtgccctacgattggctagcaaccagttcagggtgtaccatgcctcctgcccattgatagctgtgataggctccagcactccctgcgactcttTTGAAGAtaggcagctaagaagatggatggatggatggatggatggatggaatggatggatggatggatggatggatggatggatggatggatggatggatggatggatggagtcttTAGAGACTACActgtgtagcgccggagaaaaggagtcggaggcggagtgtcggacacaggaacagaacttgctttattgttcgacatcaaaacactactcgcataacggcgggaactctgttaacctttcctccagaagcgcaacaacaaaaacagtccgtgcggaaccccgcaccccaactcgaggtcccgcgggtgaattatgtaaacaccacacaagcccccccagaattcacccatagtcaaaatccttgtgccgtggagggatgatgacccgaccccggcgggtgtgcattgtaggggccgaggggggcggggccgcactgtccattgagtcacgggacaagggctcaggcggggtcaagggtaccccggcgggcgcaggggcacagggcaaagggggacgaccccggcgcggggggagggccaaccccaaaggctgggcaatgtccaggtgcgcgggtttgaccctgtccacggaaacagtctcgggtctgccgccaatgtccacgagcaggctcttatccccgtgctccaggaccctgaacggcccgtcgtatggggggcggagaggtccacggtgggcgtcatgacgaacaaacacaaaatccgcagagcgcaggtgacggggcagccgggcagctggggtgccatgttgcgacgtgggaaccggcgcgaacccttttggggcctccagcagggaggaccgttgcctggctgcggaccagggcgctgtggcgtccgggatgaattcgccggggacccgcagtggctggccgtagacgagttcagcggatgaggacaacaggtcctccttgggggcgcacctgaggccgagcatgacccacgggagcttatccaaccagttgccgtccgtcaagccagcacgcagggctgctttcatggagcggtggaaccgctcgcaaagaccgttcgcctgggggtgataggcggtactGCGGTGctgcttgacccccaaactctcagcgactgcgttccagagttcagaggtaaactgagggccacgatctgaagaaaggtcgcacggtgtcccgaagcgtgcaacccacgtgccgatgaacgcccgggccacgtctgacgacgttgtcgaggagaggggaacggcttcgggccagcgggtcgtcctgtccaccatggtgagcaagtaggtgaatccgtgcgagggaggaagtggacctaccaagtcgacgttgacgtggtcaaacctcctctcggggacagcgaagggctccaagggggcttttgtgtggcgatgcactttagcccgctgacaggccacgcacgagtcgacccaggcctgcacatctttcttgagaccgcgccacacgaacttctgggccaccagcctcacggacggtttccttccggggtgggagaggttgtggaccgcctcgaaaacagctcttcgccagtttgcagggaccagcggccgaggctggtcagccgagaggtcgcacagcaacctgacgcccgagtcaccaaccgcgacttcctccaggcgcaaacccgtgtccgaagtcttgagggcctgcaccccgtggtccgaggcctggtctgcgctcatgcgggagtagtcgagacccagatgcacagtgccgatgatcgccctggagagggaGTCCgcaaccacattggatttgccggcgatgtgttggatgtccgtagtgtactcagagatgaacgacagttggcgttgctggcgggcggaccacggctcggccaccttggacatggcgaaagtgaggggtttatggtccacatatgccgtgaactcacggccttccaatagggagcggaagtggcggatcgccagccagaggccgaggagctctctatcgaacgtgctgtatttgcgctccctggggaccagctgacggctgaaaaaggcaagcggttgccaggcgccgccgacccactgttcgaatacggctccaacagcgtagtctgatgcatcggtagtgagagcgacaggggccccgtgggtcgggtgagccagcatagcggcacgactcagtgcggccttcgtagcctcgaaggcttccatcctctcggccgtccattcaacgtcccggttgggggccttgtctttaagagcctcatagagcgggcgcatgatgtgggccgcccggcggatgaaccggtggtagaaagtcaccatccccaggaactcccggaggctccgagccgagcgaggtcggggaaaagcggagacggcctccacctttgccggaaggggggcggcgccgttcttgtctatgaggtgcccgaggaactggatacagggcaccccgaaaacacacttcgccgggttgatgatcaggccatgctgctcaagtcttgcgaagaggtcgcggaggtgcatcagatgttcatcctccgaggagctggcgacgaggatgtcatccaaatagacgaacacaaatggcaagtccctgagcacagaatccattaaacgctggaaagattgtgccgcgtttttaagaccaaacggcatcctcagaaactcgaacagtccaaacggagtgattacagctgtcttgggaacgtctgaggggtgcacgggaacctggtgatacccgcgcaccaggtcgaccttggagaacaagattttgcctgccaggtgggctgagaagtcctgaatgtgtggaacagggtagcggtcgggcgtagtggcgtcgttaaggcggcggtagtcaccacacggtcgccacccaccactcggtttagggacgatgtgtagtggcgaggcccacgggctatccgagcggcggacgatgcccagacgctccatgttggcaaactcggacttagcgactgctagcttctcgggatcaagccgtcgggccctcgcgtggatcggggggcccttggtctcaatgtggtgctcgaccccatgtttagtcgtggcagaggagaaagtgggccgtgtcaaggcagggaactcaccaaggaggagttggtacttggtgccatccgatagcgaactggagagaccaccataagtcgcctcattgcggacgcaggcgaccgtggaaaaagtcagtgcatccaccagacggcccctcttaacatccaccagcagcccgtgggcacaaaaaaaatcagcgccgaggagagggaatgagacatccacagtgacaaagtcccatgtgaagcgctgactcccgaaacacaagtccacagtcctcatgccataagagcggataggggagccattagcggacagtaggggtggcccatgagtcccgccagcggcgtcctccgcagtggccgtcaggacgctcctctgggcgccggtgtcacaaaggaatttgcgcccggaaaggttgtccttgacgaacagcagccggctcttcgcgcccacgctcacggccgctgcgaagcgtgggctttggggtttcccgacgcgtcgtagttgcaagggccgcggcacctcttcgctttcgcaccgaaacgggcatggaagtagcacaagcctgtgccagcacggccgtcggtgccgaaggggcccctgctggatgccacccccgcgcccgaaggtgagtaactgcgcgtcgcggccagcgtctcagggtagaagcgctgggttgccaggaagaaacggtcggcctcctcggccagggcccggggctcagtgacagtactgttcgcaagcgccgtctgaacatgcggtggcatttgcctgagaaacagttccatgaaaatgaaattgggctcttccgtgcccagcaggtttagcatcatttccatgagttcggaaggtttgctgtcccccagtccattaatagccaacagacgtcgggcacgttccggccgtgaaagctcaaaaaccttgagaaggtgagccttgatcccagcatacttatctcgggccgggggagaggtgatgaagttcactgctctggccgccgttgagctcccgagtgctgagacaacgtggtagtaacgcgtggaatcaactgagatcccgcggagggcgaactgagcctcagtctgtgcgaaccacgctgccgcggacgtctcccaaaactccggcaatttgaggatggcggttgccatgttcgtttcagtctcgaaaacgccgggactgacgtcggggtcaccagtgtagcgccggagaaaaggagtcggaggcggagtgtcagacacaggaacagaacttgctttattgttcgacatcaaaacactactcgcataacggcgggaactctgttaacctttcctccagaagcgcaacaacaaaaacagtccgtgcggaaccccgcaccccaactcgaggtcccgcgggtgaattatgtaaacaccacaactgTATACATTTATGCAAAGACATGATTCAGGAAGAGCAGGTATTGTGCGGAAATTGCAAGGCTGCGATCATgccattataaaaaaaagaaagcaatttcAAAGCTTTAAactttattatcattttaaacatCTGCGCCTGTAAGTACAAAGTacccaccctgctttacatgtgcagtacgattccacgtttttatcctgttggatttcaatatgaagtttgtgaggcgtcaaacttttttgcatcgatcgggAACATTTCACTCTAACTTGGACACtgtgtcctgctctgtccaaaatcttaattccgtgtacatatccttgcgtgaaatagttgagacctttctgtataactctcttggacaagtctgacacatttggcaaaaacataccgcaatattatctggaatacgcaaaagagaatcgacttcaaacctatTCTCTTCTGTCGCCATCTTGGATGGGAGCagtaaagcttgtgggacatggcaactgttgctaagAGGGCGGAGgtcaagatcgccagtcggaaaggtccattgggagggttgcttctttctttctttctttctttctttctttctttctttctttctttctttctttctctttctatctgtccatctgtctgtctatctatcgaatttttcaagagaagtgtgctgataaaaaaaattgcttgtttaaattTTGGTGGCTATTTTGCTATTATGTCTTGTCTATTCTAAGTTGACAATTTACTATGGGTAAAACTACACtcctatttttttcatgatgagaTTCTGTAACTTGTGTGGCGTACATTACCAAGCAATACATacagtaacatttttaaaatactatgTGTAAGTGATATTCCTGGCACTTGGCAGCTGCCGAAAGTAactaaaaagttacttttttctAAATTAGTCACCTTTGaaatcaagtaatcagtaaagtagCAAAGTTTAACTGTGGCAACCAGTAGTATGTACAAGAGCGGACCCTTTATCTTGTGCATTTGTTCCATACCAGTATGTTTTAGCTGATACACCAATCCGGAAGTTGTTTAAGTCCATATTAAAACTTACTTGGAAGAGATcactatgctttttttttttctctgtggaTGAGTTATAGTTGCACACAATGAAACTTAAAGAATTGGAAAGTTGTCTACAACAAGTTGATACCTTTGAAAAGCCCAAAATTCTTTTGGAGCAATATCCAACGAGTGCACATATTGCTGGTGAGGAGAGAAATTTAGTAGGCTCACCGGGGCGTTTGTTTACTTTGCTTATAATGAATCAGGTTTACTTTTATTTCCACAGCATGCATGCTTTACACGATACACAACACGTTTGATGATATTGAGGCTAAACTCGTGGCAGACCTTGGATGTGGGTGCGGTGTTCTCAGCATCGGTGCGGCGATGCTTGAAGCAGGGTGAGCTTCACttcttttgtcatatttttattaaaatagttATATGTACATCTTCACTATGTTTTGTAAAGGTTATGCGTCGGTTTCGACATCGACAACGACGCGTTGGACATTTTTAGAAGAAATGCAGATGAATTTGAGCTTTCCAACGTTGATCTGGTCCAGTATGATTTGTGTTCATTGAAGGATGAAAAATTAAGCAACTGCTTTGACACAGTCATCATGAATCCCCCTTTTggaacaaaacataaccagggTGAGTAAGTAATTCATATATTTTAACTGAATGTAGTCGTGCATTAAAATGCTAGAATATTCATAGGACTTTTTTCCTTCAGGAATGGACATGACGTTTTTAAGAGCTGCTATAACAATGGCAAATACCGCTGTGTATTCACTCCATAAAACAGCAACACGAGAGGTAAGTCAAATGTGCAGAAAGTTACCGCTATCTAATATACAAGTGTCACAATTTTAAAGGCATACTTTTATAAAATGTACAGCAGAGACATAACCACTATAAGTCTTTGATATAATCGTCATGCATTGTTACAGTTCAATTCTTAAGCTCTTGTGAAAGCATAGTGATGCATGGAGTGTAGTTGtacttgaaatgtaaaaacactATTTTAAGTcaaagtcaagtttatttgcaTAGCCCTTAGTCACAATGGGCTTCACGTGCCCACAGTTAAAATAAAGTTGTACTGTTGCGTGTTTTGTCTAATGAATGCATTAATTTTTCGTTTGAGTTCAGTTTTGTAGGCATCTTGTTTTGTCCCAACTTATTCTGCTGGTTAATTATAGTTGCCCCTGCTAACTATTCATTTTGTGGGTAATAAATCACCAACAATGTGTGTCTGACAGATTTATATTCTTTTTCCCATTCCAGCACATACAAAAGAAGGCCAATGACTGGGGAGTGAAGATGGAAGTCATTGCAGGTAATACATTATAAGCACATCAGAACATTTGAAATGAGAAAAGttggctttttgtgtgtgtaaacagAACTAAGATACGACTTGCCAGCTTCTTACAAGTTTCACAAAAAGAAATCGGTAAGTTTTAATGCCCTTCACACTCTTTTCCTCATCTGGAGAGCTCCTGAATAGGCACATTAAAACTGCTAACTTATACATGGTTTGTTTGCAATATATAATGAAAACGTAAaaaacagcaaagctttttttcataatgtagGGAatctacaagaaaaaaatagtggCAGAATCTTGTCACAAGGAGTCTGACAGAACTAACGCAAATGTTCTGTTCAAATTAAATTATAATCTGAGATCAGAAAGTTATACAtaataaaaagtcaaaatcgTCTAAAGAGAAATCTAGGTGCATTCATGGACTTGAAAAGCAGAAAACTGACACCAAGCTTTGCAAATTGTTCTCTAGGTTGACATTCAGGTGGACTTTCTACGGTTCTCCAAAGCCTGAAGGGTTTGATTGGAATGGACTTGTTTGCCTCTGTacataataaatgttttgttaaaaaaaaatatatatcagtgTGTGGCCTTATTAAGATCCATTTTCAGTTTTGGCCACCTTTGCTGCAGGTCCATCGGGTTCTTCAAGTTCCCTCTTTGGGGCCACGGGTGCTGGACGAAAAGCAGAATTAATTAACATTGTTGTAAAATCTTATTACATATAAATATGACCAAGCCTTGAAATAATTAAATTACCATCGTCCTCATCATCACTATCAAATTTCGTCTTCTTGCCCTGGTATTGAGTTCTGCCTTGATCTCTGCCTCCTTTTCCTTTGcgacctcctcttcctctcccagCGGATTTCCCTCTGCCTCCTTTAGGACAGACACAATCATGTAATTAAAGAAATGATCAGTTTGATTGGCTGCTTTGACTTAAAATGTTTACCTCTTCCTTTGCTCCGGCTGAGAGAGTCTTGTTGGGCTTCAATGATCTTCTTCAGGACCTCTTTCTCCTCTTCTCCTTCAAGCAGCTTCCATGTAACATTATTATTCTTGACTTTAAGCTCCCCGTCATTTGCCTCTTTTGCCTTCTCAAATGCCTCTTTTGCGTTTCCATCGAAGAGAAGGGTGCCCTTGGTGAAAGTAAAAACATGTCTGATTAGCCCCACTATTGGGCTGCTGCTCTTGAACATTCTCAGATTTAATTATTCTACCAATTACTGCATCTATTACCACTTATCCACTTGGGGTCACCAGATATGTTTTACTTACATCCATGACTGAGTGCATGTGGCTATAAAAGGTGGGGCCTGGCCTGGTGAATCATGTGGGATTCAACAAATGAGAGTATAATTTTCTGTTCAGATGTGTGTAAACTAAGGTAAGCTGCTAGCTGTTCACTGGCCAACAATTGGAAAGCATGAACACTCGAGTGGCTGGCCATCAAATGTAGCTGTAGCAacttgtgtgtgaatgtgttttttacatttttttgaggaggtggggtgggggcttaGTTTCCATAGTGATTGAAAGTGCAACTTATTTCTACAGAGTGGTATGTAAGTCTGCTGTAACATTAGTTCATTAGGAAAAATGAACACAGTGAGGCTTTGAGGCAGAGACTTTACTTGaagtttttttgtaatttgactTCAACTATTTGAATT of the Syngnathoides biaculeatus isolate LvHL_M chromosome 14, ASM1980259v1, whole genome shotgun sequence genome contains:
- the mettl5 gene encoding rRNA N6-adenosine-methyltransferase METTL5 isoform X1 translates to MKLKELESCLQQVDTFEKPKILLEQYPTSAHIAACMLYTIHNTFDDIEAKLVADLGCGCGVLSIGAAMLEAGLCVGFDIDNDALDIFRRNADEFELSNVDLVQYDLCSLKDEKLSNCFDTVIMNPPFGTKHNQGMDMTFLRAAITMANTAVYSLHKTATREHIQKKANDWGVKMEVIAELRYDLPASYKFHKKKSVSFNALHTLFLIWRAPE
- the mettl5 gene encoding rRNA N6-adenosine-methyltransferase METTL5 isoform X2, encoding MKLKELESCLQQVDTFEKPKILLEQYPTSAHIAACMLYTIHNTFDDIEAKLVADLGCGCGVLSIGAAMLEAGLCVGFDIDNDALDIFRRNADEFELSNVDLVQYDLCSLKDEKLSNCFDTVIMNPPFGTKHNQGMDMTFLRAAITMANTAVYSLHKTATREHIQKKANDWGVKMEVIAELRYDLPASYKFHKKKSVDIQVDFLRFSKA